The Nodosilinea sp. FACHB-141 sequence GCTTGCTCCAGCTCAGCCGGCTCTCCCAATCGTTGCTGATTCAGGGGCAGGGCAGCAGCCAGCAAATTTATCTGTTTAAAGCGCCGCTGGTAGCGGTGCAGACCCGCTTCACGGGCCAGGTGCTGGGGGGCGACACGTTCTTTTTGGGGCGAGTGCTGGCCAGCGGGGCAGTGTTTGAGCAGGGGCTCTCAGTGGGCGGGGCACGCTTCAACCAGGCAGCAAACTTTTCGGGGGCCGACTTTCGCCAGCGATTGCAGGCCAAGGGCAGCCTGTTTTTTGAGCCAGCCCGGTTTGATCAGAGCCAGCTGCGCAGCGGCGCGACCTTTCAGGGGGCCGAGTTTAAGGCCGATGCCAACTTCAGCCGGGCGGTGCTGGCGGGCGATCTAAACTTTGCCCGAGTGCAGTGGCAGGGGGTAGCTGACTTTGCCCGCACGGTATGGCAGAGCAGCGCCTTCTTTGTGCGCAGCTACTTTGCCAAGGCGCTGTTTTTTACCGAAGCCCGCTTTGACGCGCCGCTGGTGCTGCGCCAGACCCGCTTTGGCGAGCCAGTCAATCTGCGCAACGCCATGGTCGGCGGCGAGGTCGATCTGGGGGATGTGATATTTCTGCCAGGGGCCTACCTGAACGTGGCGGGCCTGGAGTTTAGTCTGGAGCAAACTCAGATTTTGGGCACCCCCGGCAAAATTGGTCGGGTGTTTTCGGTGCCGCAGCTGGCGGGCAACGAGACCCTGCTGCGCAACCTGGAGCGCAACTTTCGCAACCAGGAGCAGATCAGCGACGCTAACTCGATTGCCTACACCGCCGAGCGCCTACGGCTAAAAAGCTGGCAGCAGCGGCTGCTGGGCACTAACGTTAACACCGCTTCGGTAGCGGCCCTGGTGCGGGCGGGCTTTACCGAAACCCAGGCGGCAGCGGTGGTCAACCAGCGCCAAATCCGCACCTTTATTGGCACCGAGGGGGTGCTGAGCGTGCCGGGGGTTGACCTGGCGGCGTATTTGAAGGTGCGCGATCGCATCTTTGCCCGCGACACTTTCCCCATTACCCGGCGATTCACCCTGGCTTTGCAGTGGCTGTGGCTGGGGGCGCTGGTGGTGCTGAGCCGCTACGGCACCAGCTTTGGCCTCACCTTTGGTCTGGGGCTGGTGGCGATTCCCACCTTTGCGCTGATGTTTTGGCTGGTCGATCGCTACCGCCGCCGCCGGGCCACTCCAATTCTGCCGCCGCTGGCCGAGGGGCTGTGGCTGGGGGGAGGCTGTAGCCTGCTGCTGGGGCTGGGGCTCAATGCCCTGCTGCGCTCCGCCGACTATCCGCTGCTCACCCTGGGCTTTTTGTTTATGCTGCTAGTGCCGGTGCCTGCCGTGCTGATTGGTCTGTTGATCAAGCGGGGCCGCTACCACGACCTGATGACAGAAAGCTATTTTGTCGAAGACGGCAGCCTGCGTCAGCTGCGGCTCTTGATCGCCCGCCTGCCGGTAATTCCCAAGTTTCCGTTTTTTCGCGATCGCTACACCTACCTGCTGCTCGATCGCCGCTGGAACTGGCTCAATTATTTAGACTTTAGTCTCAACAACTGGCTAAAATTTGGCTTTAATGACATTCGATTACGAGACGAGCATGTGCCGGGGCTGATTACCGCTTTGGTGTGGTATCAATGGGGGTTGGGTCTGCTCTACACAGCGCTGCTCCTGTGGACGCTCTCGCGCACCATCCCAGGGCTGAACCTGCTGATTTATTTCTAGCGCCGTTGTTGGCTATCCACCGACCGTTTTCTGCCCCCCGTGACCCAACCCTCTGCTTCCGATCTCAACCATCAGGCCAAATCCGATCTGCGCCGTCGCCTCATCAGCGCCCGCCGGAGCATTCCCCCCCAGTTGTGGAAGCAAAAGAGCGATCGCATCTGTGCCCACCTTCTCAACTGGAGCTATTTTCGCCAGTGCCGCATTATCCTGGCCTACACCAGCTTTCGCCAAGAGCCCGACCTCAGCCCCCTGACAGCGCACCATCCCCACTGGGGGCTGCCCCGCTGCGTCGATAAAAACCAGCTGACCTGGCACTACTGGTCGGCCAACAGCCGCTGGCCCCTGCGCAAAGGCTCCTACGGCATTATTGAACCCCACCCCGAATCGCCCCAGGTAGACCTGTCCCTAGTGGATCTCATCCTCGTGCCCGCTGTCGCCTGCGACGTGCGCGGCTATCGCCTCGGCTACGGCGGCGGATACTACGATCGCCTGCTCAGCCAGCCCCCCTGGCAAAGCATTCCCACCGTAGGCATCGTGTTCGAATACGCCCGCCTGCCCACCCTGCCCAAAGACGTCTGGGACAAACCCCTCGCCGGCGTCTGCTCCGAAAGCGGCCTCTACCTCGGCGGAAAATAACCACCTCATCTTCCCCACCCTCCTACTCCCTACCCTCCTACTCCCCGCCATGCACGGCCCTCACCCCACCACCCGCTACCCCATCCCCGGCATCACCCGCACGGCC is a genomic window containing:
- a CDS encoding pentapeptide repeat-containing protein — protein: MVLVMGVAIAQPLPALAADSHPPLTLDLLRQRLATPVQREGRPAIDLRYYTIDLGPDSPLTDSFYRLLSSGLQRPATTPALDLSYAVVQGDLDLQRLGQREPLYGDNLSPLLSDAGRAQLRRDRQRLLQLSRLSQSLLIQGQGSSQQIYLFKAPLVAVQTRFTGQVLGGDTFFLGRVLASGAVFEQGLSVGGARFNQAANFSGADFRQRLQAKGSLFFEPARFDQSQLRSGATFQGAEFKADANFSRAVLAGDLNFARVQWQGVADFARTVWQSSAFFVRSYFAKALFFTEARFDAPLVLRQTRFGEPVNLRNAMVGGEVDLGDVIFLPGAYLNVAGLEFSLEQTQILGTPGKIGRVFSVPQLAGNETLLRNLERNFRNQEQISDANSIAYTAERLRLKSWQQRLLGTNVNTASVAALVRAGFTETQAAAVVNQRQIRTFIGTEGVLSVPGVDLAAYLKVRDRIFARDTFPITRRFTLALQWLWLGALVVLSRYGTSFGLTFGLGLVAIPTFALMFWLVDRYRRRRATPILPPLAEGLWLGGGCSLLLGLGLNALLRSADYPLLTLGFLFMLLVPVPAVLIGLLIKRGRYHDLMTESYFVEDGSLRQLRLLIARLPVIPKFPFFRDRYTYLLLDRRWNWLNYLDFSLNNWLKFGFNDIRLRDEHVPGLITALVWYQWGLGLLYTALLLWTLSRTIPGLNLLIYF
- a CDS encoding 5-formyltetrahydrofolate cyclo-ligase codes for the protein MTQPSASDLNHQAKSDLRRRLISARRSIPPQLWKQKSDRICAHLLNWSYFRQCRIILAYTSFRQEPDLSPLTAHHPHWGLPRCVDKNQLTWHYWSANSRWPLRKGSYGIIEPHPESPQVDLSLVDLILVPAVACDVRGYRLGYGGGYYDRLLSQPPWQSIPTVGIVFEYARLPTLPKDVWDKPLAGVCSESGLYLGGK